Genomic window (Nitrospirales bacterium LBB_01):
CCCTACCATGATCTGGTTGATCGCGTCACGTCGTCCATCAAAGAGCTAAACGCCGTCAAAGGATCAGTTATGCGCCATGCGGTGTCACCCAGGGAAAGTACAATCATATTTGAAACTATTCTAGCGCTGGAGGGTGAGCGTTATGCCGATCTGACAGGAGACCTTATCGTGGGCAAGGAGATATTTCGGTCTCTGGCCGCCTCTTCAGAGCAGCCGGTAGATCCCTATGTTTCGCTTCGTGGTGAGACAAACGCCTTCAAAACCGATGTAAGCCGGATCATTCCACGGTTTTCGTTCTATTGAGGCCGCCGGCAAAAATTGGAGTCGTCGTCACCACTATCTCAGGCAGCGGCAAAATAAACCTGCCGCCCATTTGGGTAAATTGCGTATTGTGTTTCATTATCGTATCGGCATATCGCCATGCCAGAATTACTACATAATCGGGCTTTTTTTCATAAATTACTGCCGGAGCATAGACAGGTATATGGTGCCCGGGAGAGTATAAACCATGCCGCTTTGGATTGTCGTCAACAATGTAATCTACAATACCGGCAAACTCTAAATTATAAATCAGCGTTGTTGACGTCACTGATGCGCCATAGGCGGCTATTGTCTTCCCCTCTGCTTTCAAACCCCAAAGCAGTTGAAGGAGTTGTGTTTTTATGTGTTTTATCATTTCCCGGAGCTTTTCATACACCACAGGACTATGTATCTGATCTTTCTCCTCTTGTTGAATCATCTCATCGACGCAAGGCTCAGGCGGTGTGCCTTTAAACTTCACAAACCCTCTGATTGTGCCGCTTTTAAACGGTAATCGCTGCGCTCTAACAAGTTCCATGCCGTGTTTTTTGAATAATTGCTTAAGAGGTTTTACAGAAAAATAATTTAAGTGCTCGTGGTAAATAAGCTCAAAGAGGTTTTTCTCAAGGAGGTCTGAAACATATACGGCTTCAAATACAAATACCCCGTCGGGTGATAGAAGCGTCTTTACACTATCCATTAAGCCGTCAAGATTGTCAAAATTGGCAAACTTGTTGCAAACTACAATTGTTGCCGCTCCTTTTTCTATTTTAATTTTTTTAGCTAACTCAACGGAAAAAAATTCATTTAGTATTTCTATTGCGTTTTCCTTACCCTTTTGTGACACCACAGTGGAGGGTTCAGTGCCCAGCACCCTCATTTTTAAGTTTCTAAATGCACCAAGCATAGTTGCATCGTTACAGTTTATATCCACCGCAAGGGCATCAGCCGGAGGTTTTATAAAATCCACCACCTCAGCCGCATACGCTGTAAAATGCTCTGTAAGACCGACAGAGACAGACATTTCATGTATGCTGTGCTCTACAAATAGAAGCTCAGGAGAAACAACGTATATGAGTTGAGACAATGAGCAATCTGTGCATAAACATACCTCTACAGGGTACAATTGTTGGAACTGCCGGAGCTTATCCTTTGGGATATAAGCATCCCCTATAGGGGTCGGTGAGAGCTGTAAGACCTCCTCCATATTTACAGAGCCGCACACCCTGCAAACCTCTCTTTTATAACAAGAATATTTCTCCATTTAATCCCAATCTAAAGAATAAGACTATGCCACATTGTACAATTTTCACTTGGGGGTGTCAAATGGTATTTGACATACGCATTATTGATTTTATAGAATCTATAGCATGGCAATAGTCAGCAGGGTTTCTGCAGGGGTGGATTTAGCTTCGCGGTTTCAGTATGTTAATGACGAGGTGTTTTATGCTCCCGAGAGGATTGTCAGCGTTGACAGAGCCGATGTTGAAGCGCTCAAAGCGCAGGCGCTGAAAAACCCAAGAAGACGCGCAAGGCTTTGCGCTCACCACAGCGTTGATGATACCCTTCATGAGATGTTGATAGCACACGCTAAAGACATATATGTCAGACCGCATAAACATATAAATAAAAGCGAGTCGTTTCACATAATAGAGGGCGAGCTGAGTGTTATGCTTTTCAATGAAGAGGGTGGCATTGTAAGCGTAATTGAGATGAGTCCGCAAAACTGTTTCTTTTACAGATTGTCGGAAAGCGCTTTTCATACTGTTGTTCCGACATCTGACATGGTAGTGTTTCATGAAACTACAAATGGCCCTTTTAATCGCAGCGATACCATGTTTGCGCCATGGTCGCCGGAGGAAAACGATGTGCAAGGCCAAAAGACCTATATGGAAACTCTAAGGGCAATGCGCAATGAAGTTTAAGACAACACAATGAAGCATTTATTGCTGAAAATAATTGTGTTTTTGGCTAAAAATTTTATCGTTTTATTAGGAATCATAGAAATACCGTTTTTTTTAATCAAAA
Coding sequences:
- a CDS encoding class I SAM-dependent methyltransferase; the encoded protein is MEKYSCYKREVCRVCGSVNMEEVLQLSPTPIGDAYIPKDKLRQFQQLYPVEVCLCTDCSLSQLIYVVSPELLFVEHSIHEMSVSVGLTEHFTAYAAEVVDFIKPPADALAVDINCNDATMLGAFRNLKMRVLGTEPSTVVSQKGKENAIEILNEFFSVELAKKIKIEKGAATIVVCNKFANFDNLDGLMDSVKTLLSPDGVFVFEAVYVSDLLEKNLFELIYHEHLNYFSVKPLKQLFKKHGMELVRAQRLPFKSGTIRGFVKFKGTPPEPCVDEMIQQEEKDQIHSPVVYEKLREMIKHIKTQLLQLLWGLKAEGKTIAAYGASVTSTTLIYNLEFAGIVDYIVDDNPKRHGLYSPGHHIPVYAPAVIYEKKPDYVVILAWRYADTIMKHNTQFTQMGGRFILPLPEIVVTTTPIFAGGLNRTKTVE
- a CDS encoding WbuC family cupin fold metalloprotein, which produces MAIVSRVSAGVDLASRFQYVNDEVFYAPERIVSVDRADVEALKAQALKNPRRRARLCAHHSVDDTLHEMLIAHAKDIYVRPHKHINKSESFHIIEGELSVMLFNEEGGIVSVIEMSPQNCFFYRLSESAFHTVVPTSDMVVFHETTNGPFNRSDTMFAPWSPEENDVQGQKTYMETLRAMRNEV